From bacterium:
CAACGAGGTCCGGGTGTCGCTCACTTCCGCGCGTACTGCTTCCGACACTCGCTGACCGGCAGGGGCGGCGGCCGCGGCCGCCGCCGTCATCATGCCGACTCCGAGAGCGAGCGCAATCGTAGTCCGTTTCATTTTATCAGGATCATCCGCCTCGACTGTTGGGTGTTCAGAGCGTTCAGCTCGTAGAAATACACGCCGCTGGCGGCCTGCTGGCCGTCGGTGGCGCGGCCGTCCCAGACGGCCTCGTGGCGACCGGCGGGGAGATCGCTCCAGGTGAATGTCGCCATAGTCCTGCCGGCAACGTCGAATATCCGTACGTCAGCGGTACCCGGCTCGTCAAGCCTGAAGACGATGGTGGTGCGGGGATTGAAAGGATTGGGGTAGTTGCCGACGAGGTGGGCGGAGATCCGCGGGGCCCCTTCCGCCCCGGTGGCGCCGCAGTCGGCGGGCAGGGCGCCGACCAGGGCGCCGGCACAGCCGGTGGCGCAGGTGCTGCCCGTCTGCAGGAGATAGTCGCCGGCGCCGCAGAACAGGGGATCGTCGGAGAAGTTGCCGCCGCCGTCGATGCCGCAGACCGCGTCGCCGCTGTCGTTGCCGTAGACGTCGCAGCAGGAGACCGTTGGCGTCGCTCCGTCGCAGTAGATCCCGTGACCGTTGGTGTTGAAGGCGATGATGCACTTCTCCAGCGCGGGCGCGCTGCCGAACATGGCGTACACGCCGCCACCCAGGCCGCCGGATACGCTGCCTTCGTTGCCGGCGATGGTGCAGTTGCGCAGCGTCGGCGCGGGAGTGAACATGGTGTGGACGCCCGCGGCGTCGGACAGCGGGTCGACACACTGGTTGTCGGCGATGATGCAGCCCTCGATCAGGGGATCGGAGGAGTCGACCGCCACACCGCCGCCGTAGATGTAGTCGTGTTCCAGGGTATTGCCGGTGATGGTGCAGCCCGACATGGTCCCCCCCGCACCGAGCTGATAGGCCACGCCGCCGCCGTTGCCCCGCGTGGAGTTGCCGCTGATGTCGCACCGGACGAGCGTCGGTGCGGAATCGCCGATGAAGAGGCCGCCGCCCTGGCCCCAGTCGGCGTTGATCACGTTGTTCGTGATCGTGCAGCCGCTCAGATAGGCATCGCTGCCGGTGCGGATGAAGACGCCGGCGCCGCTGGGCGCCTGGTTGGCGTCGATCGTGCAATCGATGACCCAGGGACTGCTGTTCTCCTCGATGGCCAGCCCGCCGCCCTGCTTGGCCTCGTTGGCGACGCAATCGACGCGGATCAGGGTGGGGCTCGCCTCGTTGTAGCAGATGACGCCGCCGTCGGTGCAGAGGGTGACGAGCACGTCGGCGATCACCACGTCGCGCCCGACGTGGCGCAGCAGGATGCCGGCGCCGTACGCCGCGGCGAAGGCGTTGCGGACCTGCAGGTTCTCGATGCGGCAGTCCGCCACGTTTTCCACGAAGATGCCGCGCCCGAGGCCCTGGGCGTCGATGATCGTGGCGCCGGAGCCGGCGCCGCGCAGGGTGACCCCCGATTTCATGATCACGCAGGCCGGCGCCGTACCGGGACCTTCGGTCTCGTGGGTGCAGTCGTAGTAGGTGTCGGCGGCGACCTCCACGACATCGCCCGCGGCGGCGGCCTGGACGGCGTCGTGGATCTCGTCGAAATCGCCGGGGACGT
This genomic window contains:
- a CDS encoding right-handed parallel beta-helix repeat-containing protein, giving the protein MSRAVSLCVLLLTVLAVASASADVINVPGDFDEIHDAVQAAAAGDVVEVAADTYYDCTHETEGPGTAPACVIMKSGVTLRGAGSGATIIDAQGLGRGIFVENVADCRIENLQVRNAFAAAYGAGILLRHVGRDVVIADVLVTLCTDGGVICYNEASPTLIRVDCVANEAKQGGGLAIEENSSPWVIDCTIDANQAPSGAGVFIRTGSDAYLSGCTITNNVINADWGQGGGLFIGDSAPTLVRCDISGNSTRGNGGGVAYQLGAGGTMSGCTITGNTLEHDYIYGGGVAVDSSDPLIEGCIIADNQCVDPLSDAAGVHTMFTPAPTLRNCTIAGNEGSVSGGLGGGVYAMFGSAPALEKCIIAFNTNGHGIYCDGATPTVSCCDVYGNDSGDAVCGIDGGGNFSDDPLFCGAGDYLLQTGSTCATGCAGALVGALPADCGATGAEGAPRISAHLVGNYPNPFNPRTTIVFRLDEPGTADVRIFDVAGRTMATFTWSDLPAGRHEAVWDGRATDGQQAASGVYFYELNALNTQQSRRMILIK